The Vitis riparia cultivar Riparia Gloire de Montpellier isolate 1030 chromosome 10, EGFV_Vit.rip_1.0, whole genome shotgun sequence genome includes a region encoding these proteins:
- the LOC117923751 gene encoding protein PYRICULARIA ORYZAE RESISTANCE 21-like isoform X1, with amino-acid sequence MAEVTKMKLKVANLGCKRCYKKIKKLLCKFPEIRDQTFSEKDDTVIIEVVCCCPEKIRTKLICKGGDTIKSIEVIPTENPPEPAPKPALKPAPKPEPAPKPAPAPKPEPAPKPAPAPPIPGYLAFIYPIGVYPIGVCCKSCYEGRGGGPCHHRYGIPHQPPSHDGWPSGCRCDRSYGCRCEIVIEENPTCTIV; translated from the exons ATGGCAGAG GTTACGAAAATGAAGCTGAAGGTTGCTAATCTAGGGTGTAAACGCTGCtacaagaagatcaagaaactGCTCTGTAAATTTCCTG AAATACGAGATCAGACTTTCTCTGAGAAGGACGACACCGTGATAATCGAAGTAGTATGCTGCTGCCCTGAGAAAATCAGAACGAAGCTTATCTGCAAAGGTGGCGATACCATCAAGAGTATCGAGGTTATACCAACCGAGAACCCACCGGAACCGGCACCGAAACCGGCACTGAAACCGGCACCGAAACCGGAACCGGCACCGAAACCGGCACCGGCACCGAAACCGGAACCGGCACCGAAACCGGCACCGGCACCTCCAATACCAGGGTATTTAGCCTTCATCTATCCAATTGGAGTCTATCCAATTGGAGTGTGCTGTAAGTCATGCTATGAGGGACGTGGTGGTGGCCCCTGCCACCATAGATATGGGATTCCGCACCAACCACCATCTCATGATGGCTGGCCTTCTGGGTGTCGCTGTGACAGAAGCTATGGTTGCCGCTGTGAAATCGTTATTGAAGAAAATCCCACATGCACCATCGTGTGA
- the LOC117923222 gene encoding uncharacterized protein LOC117923222: MIKILSSSAEKIGMQLKSKGGETIKSLEIRQPEKPKPPAERQNLQLPSQKKLIRSQNLQQRIKLPYQGAHQAIELEGVVSHAMKGIVVDHATMAVGFRVNHHPMMAGLLGVGVTEAAVAAVNSSNISTLSIEEIPYAPSCESYSIDVIVVVWFFNSFSQLGVEPPVGRKPPSLGDTLNGSILKKYWYGTSRTDETGTFPPPISLMNSYLGQLSDLGSGTGKFFNHFVQIPPLTAMAEGTIMVLKVDLGCERCCKQIRKLICKIPEIKEYAFHEKDNAVMIKVVCYCPEKIKTKLICKGGKIIQSIEVREPEKPKPPADKPKPPADKPKPPADKPEPPADKPKPQADKPKVPVPTPVTGYPPFIYPPGVCCKSCYEGRGGGPCHHGCRIPRQPPSYDGYLKLVPSYDGWPSGCRCNRSYGCRCEFFTEENPAFTIM; this comes from the exons ATGATCAAAATATTATCATCCAGCGCCGAGAAGATCGGAATGCAGCTTAAGAGCAAAGGTGGCGAAACCATCAAGAGTCTCGAGATTAGGCAACCCGAGAAACCTAAACCCCCAGCAGAAAGACAAAACCTCCAGCTGCCAAGCCAAAAGAAGCTGATCAGAAGCCAAAACCTCCAGCAGAGAATCAAACTCCCGTACCAGGGTGCCCACCAGGCTATCGAATTGGAGGGTGTTGTAAGCCATGCCATGAAGGGCATTGTGGTGGACCATGCCACCATGGCTGTGGGATTCCGCGTCAACCACCATCCAATGATGGCTGGGCTTCTGGGTGTCGGTGTAACAGAAGCTGCGGTCGCCGCTGTGAATTCTAGCAACATATCTACTTTGAGTATTGAAGAAATCCCATATGCACCATCCTGTGAATCATACTCCATTGATGTGATTGTCGTTGTCTGGTTTTTTAATTCCTTCTCtcagttgggtgttgagcca CCTGTAGGCAGAAAACCGCCATCTCTTGGAGATACCTTGAATGGTTCGATCCTCAAAAAGTACTGGTACGGAACATCCAGAACAGATGAAACAGGCACATTTCCCCCACCAATTTCCCTTATGAATAGTTATCTGGGCCAATTGAGCGATCTTGGCTCTGGTACTGGAAAATTCTTCAACCATTTTG TTCAGATCCCACCACTCACCGCTATGGCAGAG GGTACGATTATGGTGCTGAAGGTTGATCTAGGGTGTGAACGCTGTTGCAAGCAGATCAGGAAACTGATCTGTAAAATTCCTG aaataaaagagtATGCTTTCCATGAGAAGGACAACGCAGTGATGATCAAAGTAGTATGCTACTGCCCTGAGAAGATCAAAACGAAGCTTATCTGCAAAGGTGGCAAAATCATCCAAAGTATTGAGGTTAGAGAACCCGAGAAGCCTAAACCCCCAGCAGACAAGCCAAAACCTCCAGCTGACAAGCCAAAACCTCCAGCTGACAAGCCAGAACCTCCAGCTGACAAACCAAAACCTCAAGCTGACAAGCCAAAGGTACCGGTGCCAACTCCAGTAACAGGGTATCCACCATTCATCTATCCACCTGGAGTGTGTTGTAAGTCATGCTATGAGGGACGCGGTGGTGGCCCCTGCCACCATGGATGTAGGATTCCGCGCCAACCACCATCTTATGATGGATATCTGAAGCTAGTGCCATCCTATGATGGCTGGCCTTCTGGGTGTCGCTGTAACAGAAGCTATGGTTGCCGCTGTGAATTCTTTACTGAAGAAAATCCAGCATTCACCATCATGTGA
- the LOC117923751 gene encoding protein PYRICULARIA ORYZAE RESISTANCE 21-like isoform X2, with protein MKLKVANLGCKRCYKKIKKLLCKFPEIRDQTFSEKDDTVIIEVVCCCPEKIRTKLICKGGDTIKSIEVIPTENPPEPAPKPALKPAPKPEPAPKPAPAPKPEPAPKPAPAPPIPGYLAFIYPIGVYPIGVCCKSCYEGRGGGPCHHRYGIPHQPPSHDGWPSGCRCDRSYGCRCEIVIEENPTCTIV; from the exons ATGAAGCTGAAGGTTGCTAATCTAGGGTGTAAACGCTGCtacaagaagatcaagaaactGCTCTGTAAATTTCCTG AAATACGAGATCAGACTTTCTCTGAGAAGGACGACACCGTGATAATCGAAGTAGTATGCTGCTGCCCTGAGAAAATCAGAACGAAGCTTATCTGCAAAGGTGGCGATACCATCAAGAGTATCGAGGTTATACCAACCGAGAACCCACCGGAACCGGCACCGAAACCGGCACTGAAACCGGCACCGAAACCGGAACCGGCACCGAAACCGGCACCGGCACCGAAACCGGAACCGGCACCGAAACCGGCACCGGCACCTCCAATACCAGGGTATTTAGCCTTCATCTATCCAATTGGAGTCTATCCAATTGGAGTGTGCTGTAAGTCATGCTATGAGGGACGTGGTGGTGGCCCCTGCCACCATAGATATGGGATTCCGCACCAACCACCATCTCATGATGGCTGGCCTTCTGGGTGTCGCTGTGACAGAAGCTATGGTTGCCGCTGTGAAATCGTTATTGAAGAAAATCCCACATGCACCATCGTGTGA